One genomic region from Chloroflexota bacterium encodes:
- a CDS encoding peptidase C45 codes for MFLARPWLSQAQEATPAASPVASGDLTEEERGWLARASRQDVNGWIHLRIGGAPFARGFQHGYLTAAEYAEAIRVYQAMTYQTMGFDYAFFVAEAARLHRDKITPELIEEMAGIAAGYSKAGVPTTLDDIIGWNAYMEMTGYWWPTVASQYTRSAPLGNRKSHCSAFLATGSATTDGRIVIGHESFTEFWNGQFMNVIVDLKPADGHRLVYQTSPGWIASMTDFWVTGGGLVVVETTMVGYQGYDVTKVPEYVRSRNACQYANDIDEWVDLLDAQNNGGYANMWLVGDIETGEIADYEQGLIYQNLQKKRDGWFYGDNAPNDPRIRHVESSDTGYNDIRQQTGARRVRWPQLLHQYEGRIDAEMGQTLLADTFDPYLGYINPSSRTICSHYDVDPMSYVSDPNAVWNIPFYPAGSVEGKVTTAALAEAMSMWGRFGRADGVPFDAEEFLRIHPQWGWQEGYLQSRPSQSWTMFDGTAAG; via the coding sequence ATGTTCCTGGCGCGGCCGTGGCTCTCCCAGGCCCAGGAGGCCACCCCGGCCGCCTCACCTGTCGCCTCGGGCGACCTGACCGAGGAGGAGCGCGGCTGGCTCGCCCGCGCCAGCCGGCAGGACGTGAACGGCTGGATCCATCTCCGCATCGGCGGCGCGCCGTTCGCGCGCGGCTTCCAGCACGGCTACCTGACCGCCGCCGAATACGCGGAGGCGATCCGCGTCTACCAGGCGATGACCTACCAGACGATGGGCTTCGACTATGCCTTCTTCGTCGCCGAGGCGGCCAGACTGCACCGGGACAAGATCACGCCCGAGCTGATCGAGGAGATGGCAGGGATCGCCGCCGGCTACTCCAAGGCGGGCGTGCCCACCACCCTCGATGACATCATCGGCTGGAACGCCTACATGGAGATGACCGGCTACTGGTGGCCGACCGTCGCCTCGCAGTACACGCGATCCGCCCCGCTGGGGAACCGCAAGAGCCACTGCAGCGCCTTCCTGGCCACCGGCTCGGCGACGACCGATGGCCGCATCGTCATCGGCCACGAGTCGTTCACCGAGTTCTGGAACGGCCAGTTCATGAACGTGATCGTCGACCTCAAGCCGGCCGATGGTCACCGCCTCGTGTACCAGACCAGTCCCGGCTGGATCGCCAGCATGACCGACTTCTGGGTGACCGGGGGCGGCCTGGTCGTCGTCGAAACGACGATGGTCGGCTACCAGGGCTACGACGTAACGAAGGTTCCCGAATACGTACGGTCTCGCAACGCCTGCCAGTACGCCAACGATATCGACGAGTGGGTCGACCTGCTCGACGCCCAGAACAACGGCGGATACGCCAACATGTGGCTGGTCGGCGACATCGAGACGGGTGAGATCGCCGACTACGAGCAGGGGCTGATCTACCAGAATCTGCAGAAGAAGCGCGACGGCTGGTTCTACGGCGACAACGCCCCGAACGACCCGCGCATCCGCCACGTCGAGAGCAGCGACACCGGCTACAACGATATCCGCCAGCAGACAGGCGCCCGCCGGGTGCGCTGGCCGCAACTGCTCCACCAATACGAGGGCCGCATCGACGCCGAGATGGGACAGACGTTGCTGGCCGACACCTTCGATCCCTATCTGGGGTACATCAATCCCTCGTCACGCACGATCTGCTCCCACTACGACGTCGATCCGATGTCCTACGTGAGCGACCCGAATGCGGTCTGGAACATCCCCTTCTACCCGGCCGGCTCGGTCGAGGGGAAGGTGACGACGGCCGCGCTGGCGGAAGCGATGAGCATGTGGGGGCGCTTCGGCCGCGCCGACGGGGTCCCCTTTGACGCCGAGGAGTTCCTGCGCATTCACCCGCAATGGGGCTGGCAGGAGGGGTACCTGCAGAGCCGGCCATCCCAGTCCTGGACGATGTTCGACGGGACCGCGGCAGGCTGA